A region from the Lysobacter antibioticus genome encodes:
- a CDS encoding response regulator transcription factor: MSEARIYLVDDNDGFRDSTAWLLETAGFEVQAHASGPAFLEAYAGERHGGGAHCIVSDIRMPLMSGLQLQEELRRRGIGLPLVFVTAHGDVPLAVEAMRKGASNFLEKPFSDDALIDAIRAAIANARNHAVEAGDDRLARLSPRERQVMDLVVASKPNKIIADVLGISVKTVELHRSNMMNKLGVRSLPELMKVALGHG; this comes from the coding sequence ATGAGCGAAGCACGCATCTATCTGGTCGACGACAACGACGGCTTCCGCGATTCCACCGCGTGGCTGCTCGAGACCGCCGGCTTCGAAGTCCAGGCCCACGCCTCCGGCCCGGCGTTCCTGGAGGCCTATGCCGGCGAACGCCACGGCGGCGGCGCGCACTGCATCGTCTCGGACATCCGCATGCCGCTGATGAGCGGCCTGCAACTGCAGGAAGAGCTGCGCCGGCGCGGCATCGGCCTGCCGCTGGTGTTCGTCACCGCCCACGGCGACGTGCCGCTCGCGGTCGAGGCGATGCGCAAGGGCGCGTCCAACTTCCTCGAAAAACCCTTCAGCGACGACGCCCTGATCGATGCGATCCGGGCCGCCATCGCCAATGCGCGCAACCATGCCGTCGAAGCCGGCGACGACCGCCTGGCCCGGCTCAGCCCGCGCGAACGTCAAGTCATGGACTTGGTGGTGGCGAGCAAACCGAACAAGATCATCGCCGACGTGCTCGGCATCAGCGTCAAGACCGTGGAACTGCATCGATCGAACATGATGAACAAACTCGGGGTACGCTCGCTGCCCGAACTGATGAAGGTGGCGCTGGGCCATGGGTGA
- a CDS encoding type II toxin-antitoxin system RelE/ParE family toxin gives MEVQFEDPSLERLETDPKYTAGLDAALVKIFRRRMQFIRASPDERAFYAMKSLHYEKLKGDLVGQRSMRLNDQWRLLLRLEEDDKGKLVVIVSIADYH, from the coding sequence ATGGAAGTCCAGTTTGAAGACCCATCGTTGGAGCGACTGGAGACGGATCCGAAGTACACAGCAGGCCTTGATGCCGCGTTGGTGAAGATCTTCCGCAGGCGCATGCAATTCATACGAGCATCGCCCGACGAGCGTGCGTTCTATGCCATGAAGTCACTGCATTACGAAAAACTCAAAGGCGACCTAGTTGGCCAACGCTCTATGCGCTTGAACGACCAATGGCGCCTGCTGCTGCGCTTAGAAGAGGATGACAAAGGGAAACTGGTCGTCATTGTCTCAATCGCCGATTACCACTGA
- a CDS encoding HigA family addiction module antitoxin, with product MNTFAEIFPPGEFLREELEARNWTQTELAEIIGRPVRLINEIIAGKKSITPETAVQLGDSLGTGPEVWMNLESQYQLSKVRSADDLIARRAELYNRFPVREMIKRGWITASKNIDVLEQQFLEFFGLKQLNDPMIFFHAAKKTDADAAASSLQLAWLHRAWQAASELITGPYSEPKLRQALPRLSALRTAPEETRHVPRILDECGVRFVIVEPIAGTKIDGACFWLADDKPVVAMTLRLDRIDNFWFVLRHELEHVLLRHGRDQGYILDQEIESESVDQINEEERIANAAGTEFCVDQAELMGFVSRVSPFFKEERVLLFAQRLRIHPGLVVGQLQRRLRRYDLFRKHQVKVRSFVTSSARTDGWGVVHTD from the coding sequence ATGAACACGTTCGCCGAAATCTTTCCACCGGGCGAGTTCCTCCGCGAGGAACTGGAGGCGCGTAATTGGACGCAGACTGAACTGGCCGAAATCATCGGTCGCCCGGTGCGCCTGATCAACGAGATCATTGCCGGAAAGAAGAGCATCACCCCGGAGACTGCAGTCCAGCTGGGTGATTCGCTAGGTACAGGCCCGGAGGTGTGGATGAATTTGGAGAGCCAGTACCAGCTCTCCAAGGTCCGCAGCGCCGATGACCTGATCGCGCGCCGAGCAGAGCTATACAATCGATTCCCAGTCCGCGAAATGATTAAACGCGGCTGGATTACTGCGTCCAAGAACATCGATGTACTCGAACAGCAGTTTCTTGAGTTTTTTGGCCTCAAGCAGTTGAACGATCCGATGATCTTTTTCCATGCGGCTAAGAAGACCGATGCCGACGCCGCAGCGTCCAGTTTGCAACTAGCGTGGCTGCACCGAGCTTGGCAAGCGGCCAGCGAGCTGATTACGGGCCCTTACAGCGAGCCGAAGTTGCGCCAAGCATTGCCGCGCCTGTCAGCGCTCAGAACCGCCCCCGAGGAAACCCGGCACGTCCCCCGGATCTTGGACGAATGCGGCGTGCGTTTCGTAATTGTAGAGCCAATCGCGGGCACCAAAATTGATGGCGCCTGCTTCTGGCTGGCCGACGATAAGCCAGTAGTAGCCATGACCCTGCGTCTGGATCGGATCGATAACTTCTGGTTTGTGTTGCGTCACGAATTGGAGCATGTACTGCTACGCCATGGGCGTGATCAGGGCTACATCCTAGATCAAGAAATCGAGTCCGAATCAGTCGACCAGATCAACGAAGAGGAAAGGATTGCCAATGCGGCTGGCACCGAGTTTTGCGTGGACCAAGCTGAGCTGATGGGGTTCGTCTCCCGAGTTTCTCCCTTCTTCAAGGAAGAACGTGTGTTGTTGTTCGCCCAGCGCCTGAGGATCCACCCGGGCCTAGTGGTTGGTCAATTGCAGCGACGCCTGCGTCGCTATGACTTGTTCCGCAAGCACCAGGTGAAAGTACGTTCGTTCGTCACCAGCTCCGCCCGTACCGATGGATGGGGCGTGGTTCACACCGACTAA
- a CDS encoding sensor histidine kinase: MVTAKRRSKPSDASGAASAPDRDAGLLGAVPFACAMFAGDGALVAGNARYREEFGELAEHGERDALLARLQGEAGDGERPREVLAPHSGRWYALHWGRAEHGGDHVDVLTAIDISERIETLDSHKTRQEKLLFTSRLMSVGEMAATLAHELNQPLAAIMNYLNGSLRLVEQAGGPVQVERALQAARTQAEHASAVISRVREFVRAREPRRDAHDLSQIAATVLELLRLEAERLQLRIDLGLPTRLAPVFADRVMIEQVLLNLVKNAIEAMREIPTARRELRIDARMNLDDQIEVRVSDRGAGLSPAEQDQLFSPFFTTKTDGLGIGLAICRSIIEYHEGRLFFEPRDGGGSVFGFTLPRFEART; encoded by the coding sequence ATGGTCACAGCGAAACGTCGTAGCAAACCCAGCGATGCATCGGGCGCGGCCAGCGCCCCGGACCGCGACGCCGGCCTGTTGGGCGCGGTCCCCTTCGCCTGCGCGATGTTCGCCGGGGACGGCGCCCTGGTCGCCGGTAATGCGCGCTATCGCGAAGAATTCGGCGAGCTGGCTGAACATGGTGAACGCGACGCCCTCCTCGCCCGCCTGCAAGGCGAGGCCGGCGACGGCGAGCGGCCGCGCGAGGTGCTGGCCCCGCACAGCGGCCGCTGGTATGCGCTGCACTGGGGCCGCGCCGAGCACGGCGGCGACCACGTCGACGTGCTGACCGCGATCGACATCAGCGAACGCATCGAGACCCTGGACTCGCACAAGACCCGCCAGGAGAAATTGCTGTTCACCTCGCGCCTGATGTCGGTCGGCGAGATGGCCGCGACCCTGGCCCACGAACTCAATCAGCCGCTCGCGGCGATCATGAATTACCTCAACGGCAGCCTGCGCCTGGTCGAACAGGCCGGCGGCCCGGTCCAGGTCGAACGCGCCCTGCAGGCCGCGCGCACCCAGGCCGAACACGCCAGCGCGGTGATCTCGCGGGTGCGCGAGTTCGTGCGCGCGCGCGAACCGCGCCGCGACGCCCACGACCTCAGCCAGATCGCCGCAACCGTACTGGAGCTGCTGCGCCTGGAAGCCGAGCGCCTGCAGCTGCGCATCGACCTCGGCCTGCCGACGCGGCTGGCGCCGGTGTTCGCCGACCGGGTCATGATCGAGCAGGTGCTGTTGAACCTGGTCAAGAACGCCATCGAGGCCATGCGCGAGATCCCGACCGCGCGCCGCGAGCTGCGTATCGACGCGCGCATGAACCTCGACGACCAGATCGAAGTGCGCGTGTCCGACCGCGGCGCCGGCCTCAGCCCGGCCGAACAGGACCAGTTGTTCTCGCCGTTCTTCACCACCAAGACCGACGGCCTCGGCATCGGCCTGGCGATCTGCCGGTCGATCATCGAGTACCACGAAGGCCGTTTGTTCTTCGAGCCGCGCGACGGCGGCGGCAGCGTGTTCGGCTTCACCCTGCCGCGCTTCGAAGCCAGGACCTGA
- a CDS encoding YegP family protein, whose product MAARYVLSRSGSQFRFVLKAGNHETILTSELYNAKSSAEDGIESVKKNSALDERYERKDSSNGKPMFNLKASNGQVIGTSELYSSESARDGGIASVKANGPTAEVDDQT is encoded by the coding sequence ATGGCAGCACGTTACGTACTCAGCCGTTCCGGCTCGCAGTTTCGTTTTGTCCTGAAGGCAGGCAACCACGAGACCATTCTCACTAGCGAGCTCTATAACGCGAAGAGTAGCGCGGAGGATGGCATAGAGTCGGTAAAGAAGAACTCTGCGCTTGATGAACGCTACGAGCGAAAGGACTCAAGCAATGGAAAGCCGATGTTCAATCTCAAGGCATCGAATGGCCAGGTCATCGGAACGAGCGAGCTGTATTCGAGCGAGTCGGCTCGGGATGGTGGCATTGCGTCGGTGAAGGCGAACGGGCCGACGGCAGAAGTCGACGATCAGACCTAA
- a CDS encoding flagellar biosynthetic protein FliO has protein sequence MPILLPLRLLLDRSPLLALVPLLSPAAALAFAPAAAPPAAPANVPEPPSFFIELLSIMLPVAVVLVGLVAVLYYLRKRHGLTARDNPLSVLQVLPVGPRERIVVLRTRSGRALAVGVGGQSMSLIAELDSADIAPLATATTMPESTVAAAEAES, from the coding sequence ATGCCGATACTGCTCCCACTGCGCTTGCTGCTTGATCGTTCCCCGCTGCTGGCCCTGGTGCCGCTGCTGTCGCCGGCCGCCGCGCTGGCGTTCGCACCGGCTGCCGCGCCCCCCGCCGCTCCGGCGAACGTTCCCGAACCGCCTTCGTTCTTCATCGAACTGCTATCGATCATGCTGCCAGTTGCGGTGGTCCTGGTCGGCCTGGTCGCGGTCTTGTATTACCTGCGCAAGCGCCATGGACTGACCGCGCGCGACAACCCGCTGTCGGTCCTGCAGGTGCTTCCGGTCGGCCCGCGCGAGCGCATCGTGGTGCTGCGCACGCGCAGCGGGCGCGCCCTGGCGGTCGGGGTCGGAGGACAATCGATGAGCCTGATCGCCGAACTCGATTCCGCCGACATCGCCCCGCTTGCGACTGCGACGACGATGCCGGAATCGACCGTCGCCGCGGCCGAAGCCGAATCGTGA
- the sctV gene encoding type III secretion system export apparatus subunit SctV, with protein sequence MRALLSSLMAAAPGATPRRRAGYSDIVLAIAAVTIIGVMILPLPLAIIDTLVAVNIAIGFGLLLIALYIPTPVAFSSFPSVLLLTTLFRLALSIAITRSILLEANGGHIVETFGSMVAGGNLVVGFVVFLIITVVQFIVIAKGAERVAEVAARFTLDAMPGKQLSIDSDLRAGLTDKDEAKRKRRLLEVESQLHGSLDGAMKFVKGDAIAGIVIIIINLLGGLAIGVLQKGMTLGDATHTYSILTIGDGLVSQIPAILATIAAGLVVTRTAGDEDDRHLGESITRQVTGQPRVLLITGCLAFLMIFVPGFPKLVFLMLSAVLLGFAAWRYRHGSVMLRRAFRVPEGERGTDDVVVNEDEIAPPAPLQLDLSPTLAAAFGEATVRERIVDVARRLRDEYGVPLPVPVVKVVPALDNGDGLGGYRLTAYGARIAFGRLSSNAQFRPARAGDASAPKLAGFFPPLAGEWTGQTGGETRDALATVIEHCRAALERRMGSFIGIQETSNLFGKMQRDYPDLVKEMLRVVAPQRVADVLRRLVEEGVPIRNLRDAFEAITDVGGREKDVVLLTEYVRVALKREIADRYADSERTMQVLLIHPELEDRLRQSVRVAGGATQLAISPELAGRLGAEVRSHLGRQAEGVRPVLLCSLDVRRHLRKLLEIDFFELPVLSYQELAPDLRIVQAGQVNA encoded by the coding sequence ATGCGCGCATTGTTGAGCTCCCTGATGGCCGCCGCTCCCGGCGCGACGCCCCGGCGTCGGGCCGGTTACAGCGATATCGTGCTGGCCATCGCAGCGGTCACCATCATCGGCGTGATGATCCTGCCGTTGCCGTTGGCCATCATCGACACCCTGGTCGCGGTCAACATCGCCATCGGCTTCGGCCTGCTGCTGATCGCCCTGTACATCCCGACCCCGGTCGCGTTCTCCAGTTTCCCCAGCGTGCTGCTGCTGACCACGCTGTTCCGGCTGGCCCTGTCGATCGCGATCACCCGCTCGATCCTGCTCGAAGCCAACGGCGGTCACATCGTCGAAACCTTCGGCAGCATGGTCGCCGGCGGCAACCTGGTGGTCGGCTTCGTGGTGTTCCTGATCATCACCGTGGTGCAGTTCATCGTCATCGCCAAGGGCGCCGAGCGCGTGGCCGAGGTCGCCGCGCGCTTCACCCTCGACGCGATGCCCGGCAAGCAGCTGTCGATCGACTCGGACCTGCGCGCCGGCCTGACCGACAAGGACGAGGCCAAGCGCAAGCGCCGCCTGCTCGAAGTCGAAAGCCAGCTGCACGGCAGCCTCGACGGCGCCATGAAGTTCGTCAAGGGCGACGCCATCGCCGGCATCGTCATCATCATCATCAACCTGCTCGGCGGCCTGGCCATCGGCGTGCTGCAGAAGGGCATGACCCTCGGCGACGCCACCCACACCTACAGCATCCTGACCATCGGCGACGGCCTGGTCTCGCAGATCCCGGCGATCCTCGCCACGATCGCGGCCGGCCTGGTGGTCACCCGCACCGCCGGCGACGAGGACGACCGCCACCTCGGCGAATCGATTACCCGCCAGGTCACCGGCCAGCCGCGCGTGCTGCTGATCACCGGCTGCCTCGCCTTCCTGATGATCTTCGTGCCGGGCTTCCCGAAGCTGGTGTTCCTGATGCTGTCGGCGGTGCTGCTCGGCTTCGCCGCTTGGCGTTACCGCCACGGCTCGGTGATGCTGAGGCGCGCGTTCCGGGTGCCGGAAGGCGAGCGCGGCACCGACGACGTGGTCGTCAACGAAGACGAAATCGCCCCGCCCGCACCCTTGCAACTCGACCTGTCGCCTACGCTGGCGGCCGCGTTCGGCGAGGCCACGGTGCGCGAACGCATCGTCGACGTGGCCCGCCGTCTGCGCGACGAGTACGGCGTGCCCCTGCCGGTGCCGGTGGTCAAGGTGGTGCCGGCGCTCGACAACGGTGACGGTCTCGGCGGTTATCGCCTGACCGCCTACGGCGCGCGCATCGCCTTCGGCCGCTTGTCGTCGAACGCGCAGTTCCGTCCTGCCCGCGCCGGCGACGCTAGCGCACCCAAGCTCGCCGGCTTCTTCCCGCCGTTGGCGGGCGAGTGGACCGGCCAGACCGGCGGCGAGACCCGCGATGCCCTGGCCACGGTGATCGAGCACTGCCGCGCCGCGCTCGAACGCCGCATGGGCAGCTTCATCGGCATTCAAGAGACCTCGAACCTGTTCGGCAAGATGCAGCGCGACTATCCGGACCTGGTCAAGGAGATGCTGCGCGTGGTCGCGCCGCAACGCGTCGCCGACGTGCTGCGCCGCCTGGTCGAGGAGGGCGTGCCGATCCGCAACCTGCGCGATGCCTTCGAGGCCATCACCGATGTCGGCGGGCGCGAGAAGGACGTGGTGCTGTTGACCGAATACGTGCGGGTCGCGCTCAAGCGCGAGATCGCCGATCGTTACGCGGACAGCGAACGCACAATGCAGGTGCTATTGATTCATCCTGAATTGGAGGATCGTCTGCGTCAGTCGGTACGCGTCGCCGGCGGTGCCACTCAGTTGGCGATCTCGCCCGAGCTGGCGGGGCGGCTCGGCGCCGAGGTCCGTTCGCACCTGGGCCGCCAGGCCGAGGGCGTGCGGCCGGTGCTGCTGTGTTCACTGGACGTTCGCCGACACCTGCGCAAGCTGCTGGAGATCGATTTCTTCGAACTGCCGGTGCTGTCCTACCAGGAACTCGCACCCGACCTGCGGATCGTGCAGGCCGGCCAGGTCAACGCCTAG
- the sctQ gene encoding type III secretion system cytoplasmic ring protein SctQ — protein MTPTHSADASGLAASPRGRLPSLHPWQAEALRDVFALRQRWPTRDGGWLSFVPTEPVHGELVTLEGDGARVKLRFDSSLANASDTGLHWSDYQGRSRLLAWSLAHETQLVRLSQGIDVALIPIVDDGASDPIRAAHAEAEAELDGLWLSFVITDGGGAQVLSRGTLRMPVNWVGQLLARAETPEPAYGDDPSARWADLPVPIAIRWAGPQLRHAQWRQLRPGDVLVIGNHQRPPPMQAHVPGFAWPLAPAADGWRIDGAPLTLSTHQETSAMSDTESAAPESAEPTAPDVPVRLEFDLGRLECRYDELSGFQPGYVFALPSRLEGANVVIRANGRDAGRGEIVAVGDTLGVRLIAWS, from the coding sequence ATGACGCCGACGCATTCGGCCGACGCCTCCGGCCTCGCCGCTTCGCCGCGCGGCCGCCTGCCTTCCCTGCATCCCTGGCAGGCCGAAGCCCTGCGCGACGTGTTCGCGCTGCGCCAGCGTTGGCCCACCCGCGACGGCGGCTGGCTCAGCTTCGTGCCGACCGAACCCGTGCACGGCGAGCTGGTCACCCTGGAAGGCGACGGCGCGCGGGTCAAGTTGCGTTTCGACAGCAGCCTGGCCAACGCCAGCGACACCGGCCTGCACTGGAGCGACTACCAGGGCCGCTCGCGCCTGCTCGCCTGGAGCCTGGCCCACGAAACCCAATTGGTGCGCCTGAGCCAGGGCATCGACGTCGCCCTGATCCCGATCGTCGACGACGGCGCCAGCGACCCGATCCGCGCCGCGCATGCCGAGGCCGAGGCCGAACTCGACGGCCTGTGGCTGTCGTTCGTGATCACCGACGGCGGCGGCGCCCAGGTACTGAGCCGCGGCACCTTGCGCATGCCGGTCAACTGGGTCGGCCAGTTGCTCGCCCGCGCCGAAACCCCCGAACCTGCCTACGGCGACGACCCGAGCGCACGCTGGGCCGATCTGCCGGTGCCGATCGCGATCCGCTGGGCCGGCCCGCAGTTGCGCCATGCGCAATGGCGCCAGCTGCGCCCCGGCGACGTCCTCGTCATCGGCAACCACCAGCGTCCGCCGCCGATGCAGGCGCACGTGCCCGGCTTCGCCTGGCCGCTGGCGCCGGCCGCCGACGGCTGGCGCATCGACGGCGCGCCCTTGACCCTTTCCACGCATCAGGAGACCTCCGCGATGAGCGACACCGAGTCCGCTGCCCCCGAATCCGCGGAACCCACCGCACCGGACGTTCCGGTCCGCCTGGAGTTCGACCTGGGCCGGCTCGAATGCCGATACGACGAACTGTCCGGCTTCCAGCCCGGCTACGTGTTCGCCCTGCCCTCGCGCCTGGAAGGCGCGAACGTGGTGATCCGCGCCAACGGCCGCGACGCCGGCCGCGGCGAGATCGTCGCCGTCGGCGATACCCTCGGCGTGCGCCTGATCGCCTGGAGCTGA
- a CDS encoding FHA domain-containing protein, which translates to MSSTDIHTEPAEPRVAAASPAVSVLRIVSGLHAGASRPLSAQETLLIGSGGDCDIVLSDAGVAPHHAFITRMGGTVSLRAVDAPLQIDGQILNPGDPAELSAMQRVDLGSASLAVGASEDPAWATILPNLGEMAKPPRSSMRHLPLIAGLAALSLVSVAIAAAVMPGFEKEPTAMEVVTPLIKEFSIVGGRAVENEDGSLVLSGTIKDATTREMIRKRLVTNNVQARLDLRTGDDIAADVREVLRSQGLAVQTRYLGNGDVEVAGRFADQDKFKRAIASRAMQDVNGVRRVIPRDLDESAQPAAGPTVAAADTEPKKPVSTAPTRVVQIVRGTNPHVIDVDGARYAVGDAMPDGRSLIAIGDKAWALNKVSGQVEEIKAQPVTAAEQAAIAAAAAGVTPAPAATAPTGTTAAAATPAANTAATAAAPTTTAPAAPXXHT; encoded by the coding sequence ATGTCTTCTACCGACATCCATACCGAACCCGCCGAACCTCGTGTCGCCGCCGCGTCGCCCGCGGTCAGCGTGCTGCGCATCGTCTCCGGCCTGCACGCCGGCGCCAGCCGTCCGCTGTCGGCGCAGGAAACCTTGTTGATCGGCAGCGGCGGCGATTGCGACATCGTCCTGTCCGACGCCGGCGTCGCACCGCACCACGCCTTCATCACCCGCATGGGCGGCACGGTCTCGCTGCGCGCGGTCGATGCGCCCTTGCAGATCGACGGCCAGATCTTGAACCCGGGCGATCCGGCCGAGCTGTCGGCGATGCAGCGCGTCGACCTGGGCAGCGCCTCGCTCGCGGTCGGCGCCAGCGAAGACCCGGCCTGGGCGACGATCCTGCCGAACCTCGGCGAGATGGCCAAGCCGCCGCGTTCGTCGATGCGGCATCTGCCCTTGATTGCCGGCCTGGCGGCGCTGTCGCTGGTGTCGGTGGCGATCGCCGCGGCGGTGATGCCGGGCTTCGAGAAAGAACCCACGGCGATGGAAGTGGTGACGCCGTTGATCAAGGAGTTCTCGATCGTCGGCGGCCGCGCGGTCGAGAACGAAGACGGCAGCCTGGTGCTGTCGGGCACGATCAAGGACGCCACCACGCGCGAGATGATCCGCAAGCGCCTGGTCACCAACAACGTCCAGGCCCGGCTCGACCTGCGCACCGGCGACGACATCGCCGCCGACGTGCGCGAAGTGCTGCGCAGCCAGGGCCTGGCGGTGCAGACCCGTTACCTCGGCAACGGCGACGTCGAAGTCGCCGGCCGCTTCGCCGACCAGGACAAGTTCAAGCGCGCGATCGCCTCGCGTGCGATGCAGGACGTCAACGGCGTGCGCCGGGTGATCCCGCGCGACCTCGACGAGAGCGCCCAGCCCGCGGCCGGCCCGACCGTCGCCGCGGCCGACACCGAACCCAAGAAGCCGGTCAGCACCGCGCCGACCCGGGTCGTGCAGATCGTGCGCGGCACCAACCCGCATGTGATCGACGTCGACGGCGCCCGATACGCGGTCGGCGACGCCATGCCCGACGGCCGTTCGCTGATCGCCATCGGCGACAAGGCCTGGGCCCTGAACAAAGTCAGTGGCCAGGTCGAGGAGATCAAGGCGCAGCCGGTGACCGCGGCCGAGCAAGCCGCCATCGCCGCCGCTGCGGCGGGTGTTACGCCGGCACCGGCCGCGACGGCGCCGACCGGCACGACGGCGGCCGCTGCCACGCCCGCGGCGAATACCGCTGCGACCGCTGCGGCACCGACGACGACCGCTCCGGCCGCCCCNNNNNCACACACTTAA
- a CDS encoding AbrB/MazE/SpoVT family DNA-binding domain-containing protein yields MTIAVLRRTGGSITLSIPKAIAQTMGVDASSSVSLSVTGRTLSVTPAYSIETLLAGLSVENSHELIEAGDRGAERIDW; encoded by the coding sequence ATGACCATCGCCGTTCTCCGCCGCACTGGCGGCTCCATCACCCTCTCGATCCCGAAGGCTATCGCTCAAACGATGGGCGTCGACGCATCTTCAAGTGTCAGCCTGTCGGTGACTGGCCGCACTTTGTCAGTGACTCCGGCGTATTCGATCGAAACGCTGTTAGCGGGCTTGTCCGTCGAGAACAGCCACGAATTGATCGAAGCTGGCGACCGTGGTGCTGAGCGGATCGATTGGTGA
- a CDS encoding type II toxin-antitoxin system PemK/MazF family toxin, with protein sequence MSEVVQIDFSPIRGHEQANLRPAVVLSSQGFNDKTGLIVCIPCTTKIKGNPFEVVLTSLREPSAALTYHIRTLDWRDRQAFSVGFVSSAEIDEIRGKVIAVLGL encoded by the coding sequence ATGTCTGAAGTCGTGCAAATCGACTTCAGCCCGATCCGCGGACACGAGCAAGCAAACCTACGCCCTGCCGTTGTGCTCAGCAGCCAGGGCTTCAACGATAAGACGGGCCTCATTGTCTGCATTCCATGCACGACGAAGATCAAGGGCAACCCGTTCGAGGTTGTACTCACATCGCTTCGCGAACCGTCGGCGGCCCTGACGTACCACATTCGCACGCTCGACTGGCGAGATCGCCAGGCCTTTTCCGTCGGCTTCGTATCCTCTGCGGAGATCGACGAAATCCGTGGGAAGGTCATCGCGGTTCTTGGCCTTTAG